A single region of the Variovorax paradoxus genome encodes:
- a CDS encoding disulfide bond formation protein B has product MIDWYFGAPRRAYGLICLACVLMLAFGLYLQHVVGLEPCPMCIVQRYALVLVALFTGLAAVFRSRGLQVTGGVLALVSAIGGAYTAAAQSWLQWYPPEVVSCGRDLYGMIETFPLKRALPMIFRGGGDCSKIDWSLFGLTLANWSFVAFFVLAVLLLVLIFRKRPAAR; this is encoded by the coding sequence TTGATCGATTGGTACTTCGGCGCGCCGCGCCGTGCGTATGGGCTGATTTGCCTGGCCTGTGTTCTCATGCTGGCCTTCGGGCTCTATCTGCAGCACGTGGTGGGCCTGGAGCCGTGCCCGATGTGCATCGTGCAGCGGTATGCCCTGGTTCTGGTGGCGCTCTTCACCGGGCTGGCCGCCGTTTTTCGCAGCCGCGGCCTTCAGGTGACGGGCGGGGTGCTGGCACTGGTGTCGGCCATTGGTGGCGCCTACACGGCCGCCGCTCAGAGTTGGCTGCAGTGGTATCCGCCCGAGGTCGTCTCGTGCGGTCGCGACCTGTACGGAATGATCGAGACCTTTCCGCTCAAGCGGGCGCTGCCGATGATCTTCCGCGGCGGCGGCGATTGCTCGAAGATCGACTGGTCGCTGTTCGGCCTGACGCTGGCGAACTGGTCGTTCGTCGCCTTCTTCGTTCTTGCGGTGTTGCTGCTTGTGCTGATTTTCCGCAAGCGCCCGGCCGCGCGCTGA
- a CDS encoding mobilization protein, with translation MSSINFIGGEKGGVGKSVTARVLAQYFIDHSRPFTGFDTDRSHSSFTRFYEGFASPIVVDSFEGLDTVVNGFETNPQQSVIVDLAAQTLAPLSRWIKESDLFDVFVDLGVAVNFWHVLDDGKDSTDLLGTLIDTFGNRPNYIVVQNYGRGSDFGMLLASQSLSKATANGARVITLPRLHEASMRKIDAQNTSFWKAVNDREGPHALGLLERQRVKSWLATAYAAFDTLPL, from the coding sequence ATGAGCTCCATCAATTTCATCGGCGGCGAAAAAGGCGGTGTCGGCAAGTCGGTTACCGCGCGCGTGCTGGCGCAGTACTTCATCGACCACAGCCGGCCGTTCACGGGCTTTGACACCGACCGCTCGCACAGCTCGTTCACCCGCTTCTACGAGGGCTTTGCGTCGCCCATCGTGGTCGACAGCTTCGAGGGGCTCGACACCGTGGTGAACGGTTTCGAAACCAATCCGCAGCAAAGCGTCATCGTCGACCTCGCGGCCCAGACACTCGCGCCGCTGTCGCGCTGGATCAAGGAGTCGGATCTGTTCGACGTGTTCGTCGACCTGGGCGTGGCCGTCAACTTCTGGCATGTGCTGGACGACGGCAAGGACTCCACCGACCTGCTCGGCACGCTGATCGACACCTTCGGCAACCGGCCCAACTACATCGTGGTGCAGAACTACGGCCGCGGCAGCGACTTCGGCATGCTGCTCGCGTCGCAATCGCTCTCCAAAGCCACCGCGAACGGCGCCCGCGTGATCACGCTGCCACGCCTGCACGAGGCGAGCATGCGCAAGATCGATGCGCAGAACACCAGCTTCTGGAAGGCGGTGAACGACCGCGAAGGGCCGCACGCGCTGGGTCTGCTGGAGCGCCAGCGCGTGAAGTCTTGGCTTGCCACCGCCTACGCGGCCTTCGACACCCTGCCGCTCTAA
- a CDS encoding type II toxin-antitoxin system HipA family toxin — protein MNVKILEISLGSRRFGKLFQYADLCRFVAEPELVAAPPAEVLSLSMVASDPATQAALWSDVKNPLFNAQGGQLPRFFQNLLPEGVLRSHIAQLRGCRENDHFELLAACGGDLPGAVSARPVSVDRGTLQRLITQDQDALEMSVVELPMPQGISVSGVQPKLGLRRQGGRYVARTRAGASTRVIAKLPMAGRPHMPQLEMLSLQMAGAAGVEVCHAELAPLSAIAAEHSYALPDEPDFLAVTRFDREGARRIHFEDFAQVLAVDPMHKYSASYLDMALAMRAFPSMGEEAVLELVRRLAVNDLLGNPDAHLKNFGVIYPDGIAPRLAPAYDIVAYAALQGVDGHALPLLPSAGGGAAPKRTALFTPANIRAFCFSTGLHEPLVRRVIADTARLARSQWPAMIDGSTLPAPWKKRLQQRLQAHPLLQGMARRGK, from the coding sequence ATGAACGTCAAGATCCTCGAAATCTCGCTGGGCTCGCGACGCTTCGGCAAGCTCTTTCAGTACGCCGACCTGTGCCGCTTTGTGGCGGAGCCCGAACTGGTGGCCGCCCCGCCGGCTGAAGTGCTGTCGCTTTCCATGGTGGCAAGCGATCCGGCCACCCAGGCGGCACTCTGGAGCGACGTGAAGAACCCGCTCTTCAATGCACAAGGTGGCCAGCTTCCGCGCTTCTTTCAGAACCTTTTGCCCGAAGGCGTTCTGCGCAGCCATATCGCGCAGTTGCGCGGCTGCCGAGAAAACGACCATTTCGAACTACTCGCGGCTTGCGGAGGCGACCTCCCCGGCGCTGTGAGCGCGCGCCCGGTTTCAGTCGACCGCGGCACGTTGCAGCGGCTCATCACCCAGGACCAGGACGCGCTCGAGATGTCGGTGGTCGAACTGCCCATGCCGCAGGGCATTTCGGTGTCGGGCGTGCAGCCCAAGCTCGGCCTGCGCCGCCAGGGCGGCCGCTATGTGGCCCGCACGCGTGCCGGTGCCAGTACGCGCGTGATCGCCAAGTTGCCCATGGCCGGCCGTCCGCACATGCCGCAACTCGAAATGCTTTCGCTCCAAATGGCGGGCGCGGCCGGCGTCGAGGTCTGCCATGCCGAACTGGCACCGCTCTCCGCCATTGCGGCCGAGCACAGCTACGCGCTGCCCGACGAGCCTGATTTCCTCGCGGTCACGCGCTTCGACCGCGAGGGCGCGCGCCGCATTCATTTCGAAGATTTTGCGCAGGTGCTTGCGGTCGACCCGATGCACAAGTACAGCGCCAGCTACCTCGACATGGCACTTGCCATGCGCGCCTTTCCTTCGATGGGCGAAGAGGCCGTGCTCGAACTCGTGCGGCGCCTGGCGGTGAACGATCTGCTCGGCAACCCCGATGCACACCTCAAGAATTTCGGCGTGATCTATCCCGACGGCATTGCGCCGCGGCTGGCGCCGGCCTACGACATCGTGGCGTATGCCGCGCTCCAGGGTGTCGACGGCCATGCCTTGCCTCTTCTGCCATCGGCGGGCGGAGGTGCCGCGCCCAAACGTACTGCGTTGTTCACGCCTGCCAACATACGCGCCTTCTGCTTCTCGACCGGGCTGCACGAACCTCTGGTCCGGCGCGTCATTGCAGATACCGCGCGGCTCGCGCGCAGCCAATGGCCCGCAATGATCGATGGATCGACGCTGCCCGCGCCGTGGAAAAAGCGGCTGCAGCAACGCTTGCAGGCACATCCCTTGCTGCAAGGGATGGCCAGGCGCGGCAAATGA
- a CDS encoding helix-turn-helix domain-containing protein, whose amino-acid sequence MLKQELITALTARRDAAGLSNAEIAQRSGLTERSVRNALSLKGNPQLSSLLALVDAMGLELQLAPKGFGESTAADAGYRPVATRVGHAIAQAPSPPPYVNKRRRSP is encoded by the coding sequence GTGCTCAAACAGGAACTCATCACTGCTCTCACCGCCCGCCGTGATGCCGCGGGGCTCTCCAATGCGGAAATCGCGCAACGCTCGGGCCTGACCGAGCGCTCGGTGCGAAACGCGCTGAGTCTCAAGGGCAATCCGCAGCTGTCGTCGCTGCTGGCACTGGTCGACGCGATGGGCCTCGAACTGCAGCTGGCACCCAAGGGCTTCGGCGAGAGCACGGCCGCCGACGCCGGCTACCGCCCCGTCGCCACCCGCGTGGGCCACGCCATCGCGCAGGCGCCCTCCCCGCCGCCGTACGTCAACAAGCGGCGCCGTTCGCCATGA